A genomic segment from Cyanobium sp. NIES-981 encodes:
- the cutA gene encoding divalent-cation tolerance protein CutA: MVPTDPQHQTVPPGGDLVLALTTEASAALAEALATAVLEAELAACVVLTPCRSLYRWQGGLEHSQEVQLLIKSHPSRLEALGRLVHERHSYETPEWITWPAQASGAYGAWLNASCGPAPHDAPRPPDQPCSGSPSAP; this comes from the coding sequence ATGGTGCCTACCGATCCGCAGCACCAGACCGTTCCCCCCGGCGGGGATCTGGTGCTGGCGCTCACCACCGAAGCCAGTGCTGCATTGGCCGAAGCCCTGGCCACCGCCGTGCTGGAAGCGGAGCTGGCGGCCTGCGTGGTCCTCACCCCGTGCCGTTCGCTCTATCGCTGGCAGGGGGGCCTGGAGCACAGCCAGGAGGTGCAGTTGCTGATCAAGTCCCACCCCAGCCGGCTGGAGGCCCTGGGGCGGCTGGTGCATGAGCGCCACAGCTACGAAACGCCGGAGTGGATCACCTGGCCCGCCCAGGCGAGCGGCGCCTACGGGGCGTGGCTGAACGCCAGCTGCGGACCTGCCCCGCACGACGCGCCTAGGCCGCCTGATCAGCCCTGCAGTGGGTCTCCATCAGCGCCTTGA
- a CDS encoding adenosine kinase, producing the protein MPTKSLDVVGIGNAIVDVLVQADDAFLADHGLTKGTMALVDEARAERLYASVGAGLETSGGSAANTLAGIAQLGGRAGFIGRVRDDQLGGIFAHDIRAVGARFETPAATEGPSTARCLILVTPDAQRTMCTYLGASVGLDPADLDLSMVAEARLLYLEGYLWDSDAAKQAFIAAAEVARSHGGQVALSLSDAFCVERHRASFQELVDGHVDVLFANEMEITALYETDSFEAALEQVRGRCRIAALTRSALGSVVLDGPDTHTIDPFKLGPLVDTTGAGDLYAAGFLHGLAQGWDAARCGRLGSLCAGQVVTQLGPRPMVDLKALMETHCRADQAA; encoded by the coding sequence ATGCCCACCAAAAGCCTCGATGTCGTCGGCATCGGCAACGCCATCGTGGATGTGCTCGTGCAGGCCGACGACGCCTTCCTCGCCGACCATGGCCTCACCAAGGGCACCATGGCCCTGGTGGATGAGGCCAGGGCGGAGCGGCTCTACGCCAGCGTGGGAGCGGGCCTCGAGACCTCCGGCGGATCCGCCGCCAACACCCTGGCCGGCATCGCCCAGCTGGGCGGCAGGGCCGGTTTCATCGGCCGGGTGCGCGACGACCAGCTCGGCGGCATCTTTGCCCATGACATCCGCGCCGTGGGCGCCCGCTTCGAAACACCGGCGGCCACGGAGGGACCCTCCACCGCCCGCTGCCTGATCCTGGTGACTCCGGATGCCCAGCGCACCATGTGCACCTACCTGGGCGCCTCCGTGGGGCTCGATCCGGCCGATCTCGACCTCTCGATGGTGGCCGAGGCCCGGCTGCTCTATCTGGAGGGCTACCTCTGGGACAGCGACGCTGCCAAACAGGCCTTCATCGCCGCCGCCGAGGTGGCGCGCTCCCACGGCGGCCAGGTGGCCCTGAGTCTCTCCGACGCCTTCTGCGTGGAGCGCCACCGCGCCAGTTTCCAGGAGCTGGTCGACGGCCACGTCGACGTGCTCTTCGCCAACGAGATGGAGATCACGGCCCTCTACGAGACCGACAGCTTCGAGGCGGCCCTGGAGCAGGTGCGGGGCCGCTGCCGCATCGCGGCCCTCACCCGCAGCGCCCTCGGCTCGGTGGTGCTCGACGGCCCCGACACCCACACCATCGATCCCTTCAAGCTGGGCCCCCTGGTGGACACCACCGGTGCCGGCGACCTCTACGCCGCCGGCTTCCTGCATGGGCTGGCCCAGGGGTGGGATGCCGCCCGCTGCGGCCGGCTGGGGTCCCTCTGCGCCGGCCAGGTGGTCACCCAGCTGGGACCACGGCCGATGGTGGACCTCAAGGCGCTGATGGAGACCCACTGCAGGGCTGATCAGGCGGCCTAG
- a CDS encoding adenylosuccinate synthase: MSLANVVVIGAQWGDEGKGKITDLLSRSADVVVRYQGGVNAGHTIVVDEKVLKLHLIPSGILYPDTVCLIGSGTVVDPRVMLEELDMLADFGIDISGLRLASTAHVTMPYHRLLDQAMEQRRGDRRIGTTGRGIGPTYADKSERNGIRIIDLLDEHRLRDRLSGPLAEKNEILTKLYGIEPLDFEAVVAEYLGYGQRLAPHVVDCTRTIHEAARARQNILFEGAQGTLLDLDHGTYPYVTSSNPVSGGACIGAGVGPTLIDRVIGVAKAYTTRVGEGPFPTELDGSLNDHLCDRGGEYGTTTGRRRRCGWFDGVIGRYAVEVNGLDCLAITKLDVLDELDAIKVCVAYDLDGERIEHFPSSAEVFARCRPVYETLPGWQTSTADCRSLEDLPATAMSYLRFLAELMEVPIAIVSLGADRDQTIVVEDPIHGPKRALLSV; encoded by the coding sequence GTGTCCTTGGCCAACGTCGTCGTCATCGGTGCGCAGTGGGGTGACGAGGGAAAGGGCAAGATCACCGATCTGCTGAGCCGCTCCGCCGATGTGGTGGTGCGCTACCAGGGCGGCGTCAACGCCGGCCACACGATCGTGGTGGATGAGAAGGTGCTGAAGCTGCACCTGATCCCCTCGGGCATCCTCTATCCCGACACCGTCTGCCTGATCGGCTCCGGCACCGTGGTGGATCCGCGGGTGATGCTCGAGGAGCTCGACATGCTCGCCGACTTCGGCATCGACATCTCGGGCCTGCGGCTGGCCTCCACCGCCCACGTGACCATGCCCTACCACCGCCTGCTGGACCAGGCGATGGAGCAGCGGCGGGGCGACCGCCGCATCGGCACCACCGGCCGGGGCATCGGCCCCACCTATGCCGACAAGTCGGAGCGCAACGGCATCCGCATCATCGATCTGCTCGACGAGCACCGGCTGCGCGACCGCCTCAGCGGCCCCCTGGCCGAGAAGAACGAGATCCTCACCAAGCTCTACGGCATCGAGCCGCTCGACTTCGAGGCGGTGGTGGCCGAGTATCTCGGCTATGGCCAGCGCCTGGCCCCCCATGTGGTGGACTGCACCCGCACCATCCACGAGGCCGCCCGCGCCCGCCAGAACATCCTGTTCGAGGGAGCCCAGGGCACCCTGCTCGACCTCGACCACGGCACCTACCCCTACGTCACCTCCTCCAACCCGGTGAGCGGGGGGGCCTGCATCGGTGCCGGGGTCGGCCCCACCCTGATCGACCGGGTGATCGGCGTGGCCAAGGCCTACACCACCCGGGTGGGCGAGGGGCCCTTCCCCACCGAGCTGGACGGCAGCCTCAACGACCACCTCTGCGACCGGGGCGGCGAGTACGGCACCACCACCGGCCGGCGTCGCCGCTGCGGCTGGTTCGACGGCGTGATCGGCCGCTACGCGGTGGAGGTGAACGGTCTGGACTGCCTGGCCATCACCAAGCTTGACGTGCTGGACGAGCTCGACGCCATCAAGGTGTGTGTGGCCTACGACCTCGACGGGGAGCGCATCGAGCACTTCCCCAGCAGCGCCGAGGTGTTCGCCCGCTGCCGGCCGGTGTACGAGACCCTGCCCGGCTGGCAGACCTCCACGGCCGACTGCCGCAGCCTGGAGGATCTGCCCGCCACCGCCATGAGCTATCTGCGCTTCCTCGCCGAACTGATGGAGGTGCCGATCGCCATCGTGTCGTTGGGTGCCGACCGCGATCAGACGATCGTGGTGGAGGATCCGATCCACGGTCCCAAGCGGGCCCTGCTCAGCGTCTGA
- the psb27 gene encoding photosystem II protein Psb27, translating into MAAVILNPVRRLLGNWSRALLAACLAACLLLTGCSSNQSLTGNYVDDTVAVADALIATVSLPADDPGRAEAETEARGLINDYMARYRPRTSVHGLASFTTMQTALNSLAGHYANYPNRPVPEALRERITKELQKAERGVVRGA; encoded by the coding sequence ATGGCCGCTGTGATCCTCAACCCGGTGCGCCGTCTGCTGGGGAACTGGAGCCGCGCCCTTCTCGCCGCCTGCCTGGCCGCCTGCCTGCTGCTGACGGGCTGCAGCAGCAACCAGAGCCTCACCGGCAACTACGTGGATGACACGGTGGCCGTGGCCGACGCCCTGATCGCCACGGTGAGCCTCCCGGCTGATGACCCGGGCCGGGCCGAGGCCGAAACCGAGGCCCGCGGCCTGATCAACGACTACATGGCCCGCTACCGCCCCCGCACGTCGGTGCACGGTCTGGCCTCCTTCACCACCATGCAGACCGCCCTCAATTCCCTGGCCGGTCACTACGCCAACTACCCCAACCGTCCGGTGCCCGAGGCGCTGCGGGAGCGGATCACCAAGGAGCTGCAGAAGGCCGAGCGCGGGGTGGTGCGCGGCGCCTGA
- a CDS encoding proline--tRNA ligase, giving the protein MRVSRLMLVTLRDDPAEAEIPSHKLLLRAGYMRRIGSGIYAYLPLLWRVLRKVSAIVREELDAIGALETLLPQMQPAELWQRSGRWSGYTDGEGIMFHLEDRQGREMGLGPTHEEVVTALAADLLRSYRQLPVTLYQIQTKFRDEIRPRFGLMRGREFIMKDAYSFHADEASLRETYAAMDAAYTRIFRRCGLRAVAVEADSGAIGGSASQEFMVTAEAGEDLVLSSADGRYAANQERAVSLAPEPVPLPGGPRAGGSGELFPTPAQGAIDTLTAAHGLHPSQLVKVLLLLARFEDGRSQPLLVSLRGDQQLNEVKLANGVSQRCGEHHGTLLDITPLTEDALSREGLAPLPFGFLGPDLPDDLLEGARHWIPRFLRLADHTAAALPAFVCGANQVDHHRRGATWDALGPLPEALDLRSAQPGDRCVHDPEQCLHSSRGIEVGHIFQLGRKYSAAMAANFTNESGEEEPLWMGCYGIGVSRLAQAAVEQHHDGNGIRWPTPIAPFEVIVVVANGADPTQTALGEQVYATLRQAGVDTLLDDRSERAGVKFKDADLIGIPWRVVVGRGAPDGQVELVRREDGSRVDLAAEALLEQLLPALARERRGLANDPMDGDP; this is encoded by the coding sequence ATGCGCGTCTCCCGCCTGATGCTGGTGACGCTGCGGGATGATCCCGCCGAGGCTGAAATCCCCTCCCACAAGCTGCTGCTGAGGGCGGGCTACATGCGCCGGATCGGCAGCGGCATCTACGCCTACCTTCCCCTGCTCTGGCGGGTGCTCCGCAAGGTGTCCGCGATCGTGCGGGAGGAACTCGACGCCATCGGGGCTCTGGAAACCCTCCTTCCCCAGATGCAGCCGGCCGAACTCTGGCAGCGCAGCGGCCGCTGGAGCGGTTACACCGATGGCGAGGGGATCATGTTCCACCTGGAGGACCGCCAGGGCCGGGAGATGGGGTTGGGGCCCACCCACGAGGAGGTGGTCACGGCCCTGGCCGCCGATCTGCTGCGCTCCTACCGGCAGCTGCCGGTGACCCTGTATCAGATCCAGACCAAGTTCCGCGACGAGATCCGTCCGCGGTTCGGCCTGATGCGTGGGCGCGAATTCATCATGAAGGATGCCTATTCCTTCCACGCCGACGAGGCCTCGCTGCGCGAGACCTACGCCGCCATGGACGCGGCCTACACCCGCATCTTCCGCCGCTGCGGCCTGCGGGCCGTGGCCGTGGAGGCCGACAGCGGCGCCATCGGCGGCTCGGCCAGCCAGGAATTCATGGTGACGGCCGAGGCCGGCGAGGACCTGGTGCTCAGCAGTGCGGACGGGCGCTACGCGGCCAACCAGGAGCGGGCCGTCTCCCTGGCGCCCGAGCCTGTGCCCCTCCCCGGCGGCCCCCGGGCCGGGGGCTCGGGGGAGCTGTTCCCCACCCCGGCCCAGGGCGCGATCGACACGCTCACCGCCGCCCACGGACTCCATCCCAGCCAGCTGGTGAAGGTGCTGCTGCTGCTGGCCCGCTTCGAGGACGGCCGCAGCCAGCCCCTGCTGGTGAGCCTGCGGGGCGACCAGCAACTCAACGAGGTGAAGCTGGCCAATGGCGTCAGCCAGCGCTGCGGTGAGCACCACGGCACCCTGCTCGACATCACGCCCCTCACGGAGGACGCCCTCAGCCGGGAGGGTCTCGCTCCCCTGCCCTTCGGCTTCCTCGGCCCCGACCTCCCCGACGATCTTCTCGAGGGTGCCCGGCACTGGATCCCCCGCTTCCTGCGCCTGGCGGACCACACCGCCGCGGCGCTGCCCGCCTTCGTGTGCGGCGCCAACCAGGTGGATCACCACCGGCGCGGCGCCACCTGGGACGCGCTCGGCCCCCTGCCCGAGGCGCTGGACCTGCGGTCCGCCCAGCCCGGTGATCGCTGCGTGCACGACCCGGAGCAGTGTCTGCACTCCAGCCGGGGCATCGAGGTGGGCCACATCTTCCAGCTGGGCCGCAAGTACTCGGCGGCCATGGCCGCGAACTTCACCAATGAATCCGGTGAGGAGGAACCCCTCTGGATGGGCTGCTACGGCATCGGCGTGTCACGGCTCGCGCAGGCGGCGGTGGAGCAGCACCACGACGGCAACGGCATCCGCTGGCCCACGCCGATCGCCCCGTTCGAGGTGATCGTGGTGGTGGCCAATGGCGCCGATCCCACCCAGACGGCCCTCGGCGAGCAGGTGTACGCCACGCTGCGGCAGGCCGGTGTGGACACCCTGCTGGATGACCGCAGCGAGCGGGCCGGGGTGAAATTCAAGGACGCCGATCTGATCGGCATCCCCTGGCGGGTGGTGGTGGGGCGGGGTGCCCCGGACGGCCAGGTGGAACTGGTGCGCCGGGAGGATGGCAGCCGCGTCGACCTTGCCGCCGAGGCCCTGCTGGAGCAGCTGCTTCCCGCCCTGGCCCGGGAGCGGCGCGGACTGGCGAACGACCCCATGGATGGCGATCCGTAG
- a CDS encoding resolvase, with translation MITSPSEGGFKAELRGPGASAAVPSAAGASPGLAGLGSSPESGGGETLIGIDEVQKTLNRSRASVYRYTNTDPRNLNPPFNPRRLNPEYRSDQKDPLLFHPHEVARFARDVLRIKEVTVEVLNSPSTATQQLLGAILEELRTIRSQLDRLEGPAARPVGPTELAPRLEPQSRPAA, from the coding sequence ATGATCACCAGCCCCAGCGAAGGCGGCTTCAAGGCGGAGCTCAGGGGGCCTGGAGCATCCGCAGCCGTGCCGTCTGCCGCGGGCGCCAGCCCCGGCCTGGCCGGCCTCGGCAGCTCGCCGGAATCCGGAGGAGGGGAGACCCTGATCGGCATCGACGAGGTGCAGAAGACCCTGAACCGTTCCCGCGCCTCGGTGTACCGCTACACGAACACCGATCCACGCAACCTCAATCCCCCCTTCAACCCGCGACGCCTCAACCCGGAATACCGCAGCGATCAGAAGGATCCCCTGCTCTTTCATCCCCACGAGGTGGCCCGCTTCGCCCGCGATGTCCTGCGGATCAAGGAAGTCACCGTGGAGGTGCTGAACTCGCCCTCCACCGCCACCCAGCAGCTGCTCGGCGCCATCCTCGAGGAACTGCGCACCATCCGGAGCCAGCTGGACCGGCTCGAAGGGCCTGCCGCCAGGCCCGTCGGCCCCACCGAGCTGGCGCCGCGCCTCGAGCCCCAGTCCCGGCCGGCGGCCTGA
- a CDS encoding inorganic diphosphatase, translating into MDLSQLPASPAPGLVNLVVEIPAGSRNKYEYNAAAGVMALDRVLHSSVRYPFDYGFVPNTLADDGAPLDAMVIMEEPTFAGCLIRSRPIGILDMVDSGAHDGKLLCVPEAGFRHQQIRSIRQIAPNTLEEVAEFFRTYKNMEGRVTQIQGWLDADAVPALLEHCIGAAEQGGGS; encoded by the coding sequence ATGGATCTCAGCCAACTGCCGGCATCCCCAGCACCCGGGCTGGTGAACCTGGTGGTGGAGATCCCGGCCGGCAGCCGTAACAAGTACGAGTACAACGCCGCCGCCGGCGTGATGGCCCTCGACCGGGTGCTGCACTCCTCCGTGCGCTACCCCTTCGACTACGGCTTCGTGCCCAACACCCTGGCCGACGACGGCGCCCCGCTGGACGCCATGGTGATCATGGAGGAGCCCACCTTTGCCGGCTGTCTGATCCGCTCCAGGCCGATCGGCATCCTCGACATGGTGGATTCCGGGGCCCATGACGGCAAGCTGTTGTGCGTGCCGGAGGCCGGCTTCCGGCATCAGCAGATCCGCTCGATCCGCCAGATCGCACCGAACACGCTGGAGGAGGTGGCGGAGTTCTTCCGCACCTACAAGAACATGGAAGGCCGGGTGACCCAGATCCAGGGCTGGCTTGATGCCGATGCTGTGCCGGCGCTGCTGGAGCACTGCATCGGGGCTGCCGAGCAGGGCGGGGGCAGCTAG
- a CDS encoding class I SAM-dependent methyltransferase, with protein sequence MAVPQGYDLVVQQLIPGYASLARLAVALLAASPKAGRAGAQVLVAGCGTGAELVEARAQRPDWRVTAIDPSAEMLAEAQQRLGEAGIVWRQSRVEELQADACFAGALSVLVLQSLPDDGTKLAFLSALARSLEPGGQLVLVDLMAPERSPLQAQVDAAWLGFQKASGLPAADGELSALTHGLHPIGTARLTALVNAAGFSDPARVFQALGYEGFLLQRAA encoded by the coding sequence TTGGCGGTTCCGCAGGGGTACGACCTGGTCGTGCAGCAGTTGATTCCTGGCTACGCCAGCCTGGCCCGGCTGGCCGTGGCCCTGCTGGCCGCCTCGCCGAAGGCCGGTCGGGCCGGGGCCCAGGTGCTGGTGGCGGGGTGCGGCACCGGCGCCGAGCTCGTGGAGGCCAGGGCCCAGCGTCCGGACTGGCGGGTGACCGCCATCGACCCCTCGGCCGAGATGCTTGCCGAGGCGCAGCAGCGGCTGGGGGAGGCCGGCATCGTCTGGCGTCAGTCCCGGGTGGAGGAACTGCAGGCCGATGCCTGTTTCGCCGGGGCGCTCTCGGTGTTGGTGCTGCAGTCGTTGCCGGATGACGGCACCAAACTGGCCTTTCTGAGTGCCCTGGCCCGCAGCCTCGAGCCCGGTGGCCAGCTGGTGCTTGTCGATCTGATGGCACCGGAGCGCTCACCGCTGCAGGCCCAGGTGGACGCGGCCTGGCTCGGCTTCCAGAAGGCCAGCGGCCTGCCGGCAGCGGATGGGGAGCTCTCGGCCCTCACCCATGGCCTCCACCCGATCGGCACAGCACGGCTCACGGCTCTGGTGAATGCCGCCGGATTCAGCGATCCCGCCAGGGTGTTCCAGGCCCTCGGCTATGAGGGCTTTCTGCTGCAACGGGCCGCCTAG
- a CDS encoding 2Fe-2S iron-sulfur cluster-binding protein — MPTIRFEQEGQQVGCIEGANLRKAALDAGINPYKGLNNVNNCGGLGQCGTCVMEVVEGMQNLSPRSDVEEVYLADRPANYRLSCRTSVNGDVTVRTRPADAVGKGSNSLVGALKALVGR, encoded by the coding sequence GTGCCCACCATCCGATTCGAACAGGAAGGCCAGCAGGTCGGTTGCATCGAGGGGGCGAACCTCCGCAAGGCGGCCCTGGATGCCGGGATCAATCCCTACAAGGGCCTCAACAACGTCAACAACTGCGGCGGCCTCGGCCAGTGCGGCACCTGTGTGATGGAGGTGGTTGAAGGCATGCAGAACCTCTCGCCCCGCAGCGATGTCGAGGAGGTCTACCTGGCCGACCGACCCGCCAACTACCGCCTGAGCTGCCGCACCAGCGTCAACGGCGATGTGACCGTGCGCACCCGCCCCGCCGATGCCGTCGGCAAGGGAAGCAACAGTCTGGTGGGTGCCCTCAAGGCCCTGGTGGGCCGCTGA
- a CDS encoding arsenate reductase family protein — protein MGGIRLYSYAGCSTCRKALRWLEERGVTTPPIDITQQPPSRGELEQALAQLGRQRLFNTSGQSYRSLGAAAVKAMDDHEALEALAADGKLIKRPFLITDAGRILTGFKPEEWEALLAD, from the coding sequence ATGGGCGGGATCAGGCTCTACAGCTATGCCGGCTGCAGCACGTGCCGCAAGGCTTTGCGCTGGCTCGAGGAGCGGGGTGTGACGACCCCACCGATCGACATCACCCAGCAGCCCCCCAGCCGCGGGGAGCTGGAGCAGGCGCTCGCCCAGCTCGGTCGCCAGCGCCTGTTCAACACCAGCGGCCAGAGCTACCGCAGCCTCGGGGCCGCCGCGGTGAAGGCCATGGATGACCACGAGGCGCTGGAGGCCCTCGCCGCCGATGGGAAGCTGATCAAGCGGCCGTTTCTGATCACCGACGCAGGCCGAATCCTGACGGGCTTCAAGCCCGAGGAGTGGGAGGCTCTGCTGGCGGACTGA
- the lepB gene encoding signal peptidase I — protein MPQRRHQDLSEQNGPSGSGVPADTASPTPTTQPDSPWLFWRSVVLTLAVALGIRQFVVEARYIPSGSMLPGLQLQDRLLVEKLTYRRRPPQRGEIVVFQSPHSFDPVLASDVDRNPLRCLLVNIPFLGSLPGLANPACDAYIKRVVALPGEEVSVNPRGEVFIDGRKLDEPYVQNYCPVDAQGMGPCRTLKAIVPPGHVLTLGDNRANSWDGRFWPGGAFLPTREVIGRAFWRFYPIKQAGTLLPPPPADPATTAPPP, from the coding sequence ATGCCGCAGCGGAGACATCAGGACTTGAGCGAGCAGAACGGACCCAGCGGCAGCGGAGTTCCAGCGGACACGGCCAGCCCCACCCCGACCACCCAGCCCGACAGCCCCTGGCTGTTCTGGCGCAGCGTGGTGCTCACCCTCGCCGTGGCCCTGGGAATCCGCCAGTTCGTGGTGGAAGCCCGCTACATCCCCTCCGGATCGATGCTGCCGGGCCTGCAGCTGCAGGATCGCCTGCTGGTGGAGAAGCTCACCTACCGGCGCCGGCCGCCGCAGCGGGGGGAGATCGTGGTGTTCCAGTCCCCCCACAGCTTCGATCCTGTGCTGGCCAGCGACGTCGACCGCAACCCCTTGCGCTGCCTGCTGGTGAACATCCCCTTCCTGGGGTCCCTGCCCGGACTCGCCAATCCCGCCTGCGATGCCTACATCAAGCGGGTGGTGGCCCTGCCCGGCGAGGAGGTGAGCGTGAATCCCCGGGGTGAGGTGTTCATCGACGGCCGCAAGCTGGATGAGCCGTATGTGCAGAACTACTGCCCGGTCGATGCCCAGGGCATGGGTCCGTGTCGCACGCTCAAGGCGATCGTGCCCCCCGGCCACGTGCTCACCCTGGGCGACAACCGGGCCAACAGCTGGGATGGACGCTTCTGGCCAGGCGGGGCGTTCCTGCCCACCCGCGAGGTGATCGGCCGCGCCTTCTGGCGCTTCTACCCGATCAAGCAGGCGGGAACCCTGCTTCCTCCGCCTCCGGCGGATCCAGCCACCACTGCGCCGCCTCCGTGA
- a CDS encoding dihydroorotase: MAPRWLQGVQLLRGPGAALEPLDALIGADGVLEDLGAQAAQRGGALGLQPIPASGWILAPVLVDPHSVLEDPWDGRSETLATLAAAAASGGYGTVALLPWARPWRDRPERLTLRWPDPQRLLLWGSFSRDGADADLGPHADQLEAGAIGLACGAECPPLSLLERGLLLAESAPRPVLVAPRQSALTSGGFVREGVEALRAGWPPDPLASELLPLAALLILADRPGGQSLMLMNLSTAAGVDALARAPRRPSVTVGWWHLVADSASLAPTDEGWRVEPSLGTPADREALLSALRQGLIQAVAVHHQPVDAEERLLPLDQRRPGVAGHGGRHGLVLPALWQELVERRHWTAAELWQVLSWGPSALLRQPPEQIAAGSRRWLLFDPKARSGTAPGPSPSRAANQPLQGRPPLGVVRASGLTEAAQWWLDPPEAEEAGFPPA, from the coding sequence ATGGCACCGCGTTGGTTGCAGGGGGTTCAGCTGCTGCGGGGCCCCGGAGCGGCTCTCGAGCCGCTCGATGCCCTGATCGGCGCCGATGGGGTGCTCGAGGATCTCGGCGCGCAGGCAGCTCAACGGGGGGGCGCCCTCGGCCTGCAGCCCATTCCCGCCTCAGGCTGGATTCTGGCTCCGGTGCTGGTCGATCCCCATTCGGTGCTGGAGGATCCCTGGGACGGTCGCTCGGAAACCCTGGCCACCCTGGCGGCGGCGGCGGCCAGCGGCGGCTACGGCACGGTTGCCCTGCTGCCCTGGGCCAGGCCATGGCGCGACCGGCCGGAGCGGCTGACGCTCCGCTGGCCCGATCCACAGCGGTTGCTGCTCTGGGGAAGCTTCAGCCGAGACGGTGCCGATGCCGATCTGGGCCCCCATGCCGATCAACTGGAGGCCGGCGCCATCGGTCTGGCCTGTGGTGCCGAGTGCCCCCCCCTGTCGCTGCTGGAGCGGGGCCTGCTGCTGGCCGAGTCCGCGCCCCGGCCGGTGCTGGTGGCCCCGCGCCAGAGCGCCCTCACCAGCGGCGGCTTCGTGCGCGAAGGGGTGGAGGCGCTGCGGGCCGGCTGGCCGCCCGACCCCCTGGCCAGTGAACTGCTGCCTCTGGCGGCCCTGCTGATCCTGGCGGACCGGCCTGGAGGGCAGAGCCTGATGCTGATGAATCTGTCCACCGCCGCCGGGGTGGACGCCCTGGCCCGGGCGCCGCGGCGACCGTCCGTCACGGTGGGCTGGTGGCATCTGGTGGCCGACAGCGCCAGCCTGGCGCCCACGGACGAGGGTTGGCGGGTGGAGCCCTCCCTGGGCACCCCCGCCGATCGGGAGGCCCTGCTGTCCGCCCTCCGCCAGGGCCTGATCCAGGCCGTGGCGGTGCATCACCAGCCCGTGGACGCGGAGGAACGCCTGCTGCCCCTCGACCAACGCCGCCCGGGCGTGGCTGGTCACGGCGGCCGTCACGGGCTGGTGCTGCCGGCCCTCTGGCAGGAACTGGTGGAGCGCCGCCACTGGACGGCGGCGGAGCTGTGGCAGGTGCTCAGCTGGGGGCCTTCGGCCCTGTTGCGGCAGCCCCCCGAACAGATCGCAGCGGGAAGCCGCCGCTGGCTGCTGTTCGATCCGAAGGCGCGCTCCGGTACCGCCCCCGGCCCATCGCCCTCCCGGGCCGCCAATCAGCCCCTGCAGGGGAGGCCACCCCTGGGGGTGGTCCGTGCGAGCGGGCTCACGGAGGCGGCGCAGTGGTGGCTGGATCCGCCGGAGGCGGAGGAAGCAGGGTTCCCGCCTGCTTGA